In Neodiprion pinetum isolate iyNeoPine1 chromosome 6, iyNeoPine1.2, whole genome shotgun sequence, one genomic interval encodes:
- the LOC124221663 gene encoding U3 small nucleolar RNA-associated protein 6 homolog, which produces MAEFVEKRCEDMIPELEQLERIKIFDKNEIRGIAKKRKEYEYKIQRHTKCKEDYLRYIQYEMDLLKLIRQRRDKLGINQKKSDIDYTIANKVNVLYKQAIFKFQDDLRFWIAYMKFCKHVRFHSSISRMMGRMLQVHQDKPKCWHIAARWEAEEAHNIQNARQFLLRGLHFHPDSQLLFTDAFKLELSEALANKQNASSVNDTPTPATNDEDVPIELKRAYVIYLQAFKRIKDIKFIIDLLNIAKEHSNTEKIQNKIVSDIVEEYAHEPLMWDTMARRELEGLVLPSGNDTPMEIDSTAQSSLRDRISLCNEVYQTAVKKIKTEEMWSLYIDCILEINHETGSLPNYKRKLLRNALTQAHQAGKLREKYYLQWIGMLSTNKKDENDQKRLYEVLCWATDALPKSVDLWQARLRYHLAFGQEDSATAAFVKATEILGEKSLPLWKMRLLHVQTKSPEETEQIFQAALQEGPTIAKDMKPTYIEWLVLTKSIQVARKVYDNLCLQPPPCLELHKKMAAIEMMQPEVSLKHARRPHEMATLQFGKTNTDVWMDYIMFELKAGDPKKVGEIHVRAVKTLEAVLTDNFISEFSLIKTNLDAIEQVQ; this is translated from the exons ATGGCAGAATTTGTTGAGAAACGATGCGAGGATATGATCCCTGAACTGGAACAACTGGAGCGGATaaagattttcgataaaaatgaaataag AGGGATCGCCAAAAAGCGTAAAGAATACGAGTACAAAATCCAACGTCATACCAAGTGCAAGGAAGACTATTTGCGCTATATACAGTACGAGATGGATTTGCTCAAACTTATTAGACAACGTAGAGAT AAACTAGgtataaatcaaaaaaaatcagacaTCGACTACACCATTGCAAATAAAGTCAACGTACTGTATAAGCAAGCTATTTTCAAGTTCCAAGATGATTTGAGATTCTGGATTGCTtatatgaaattttgtaaacatgTT cgtTTTCACAGCAGTATTAGTCGCATGATGGGAAGAATGTTGCAAGTTCACCAAGATAAGCCAAAATGTTGGCACATCGCTGCACGGTGGGAAGCGGAAGAGGCACACAACATTCAAAATGCACGACAGTTCTTGCTAAGGGGTCTACATTTTCATCCAGATTCTCAGTTACTCTTTACTGATGCTTTTAA ATTAGAATTGTCGGAGGCTTTGGCTAACAAACAAAACGCTTCAAGTGTCAACGATACCCCAACACCAGCTACAAACGATGAAGATGTGCCTATCGAGTTGAAACGAGCCTACGTCATATATCTCCAAGCGTTCAAACGCATTAaagatattaaatttataatagaTTTGTTGAATATTGCAAAGGAACATAGcaatactgaaaaaattcagaacaaAATTGTCTC TGATATTGTGGAAGAATATGCTCACGAACCTCTGATGTGGGATACAATGGCTCGGCGTGAACTTGAAGGCCTTGTTTTACCATCCGGTAATGACACACCAATGGAAATTGATTCGACGGCACAAAGTTCTCTCCGCGATCGCATCAGTCTATGCAATGAAGTCTATCAAactgctgtaaaaaaaataaaaactgaagAAATGTGGTCTTTATATATAGATTGTATATTGGAAATTAATCATGAGACTGGTTCTCTACCGAATTACAAAAGAAAGCTACTCAGAAATGCTTTGACACAAGCTCACCAGGCTGgtaaattgagagaaaaatattatttgcaATGG attGGCATGCTGAGTACTAATAAGAAAGACGAGAATGATCAAAAACGATTGTACGAAGTTCTATGTTGGGCTACAGATGCATTACCGAAAAGCGTCGATCTTTGGCAAGCAAGATTAAGATATCATCTTGCCTTTGGCCAAGAAGATAGTGCCACAGCTGCTTTTGTCAAG GCAACGGAAATTTTGGGGGAAAAGTCACTGCCCTTATGGAAAATGAGGTTATTGCACGTTCAGACTAAGAGCCCAGAGGAAAccgaacaaatttttcaagcagCGTTACAAGAGGGGCCAACTATTGCAAAGGATATGAAACCGACATACATCGAATGGCTAGTTCTCACCAAAA GTATTCAAGTTGCACGAAAGGTATACGATAATTTGTGCCTTCAACCACCCCCCTGCTTGGAATTGCACAAGAAAATGGCTGCTATAGAAATGATGCAGCCTGAGGTGTCATTGAAACATGCTCGCCGTCCACATGAAATGGCTACATTGCAGTTTGGCAAAACAAATACAGATGTATGGATGGATTACATTATGTTTGAGTTAAAAGCAGGAGACCCCAAAAAGGTGGGTGAAATTCATGTGAGAGCTGTGAAAACATTGGAAGCCGTGCTTACAGATAATTTCATTTCTGAATTCAGTTTGATTAAAACGAATTTAGACGCTATTGAACAAGTCCAATGA
- the LOC124221665 gene encoding tektin-2, with translation MAKSVTTYEKPTPHISLPDWYAKQWELQQSANTRRNDAFELRNAARQIRSETKIKTEWDTYMNNTRLADRVTELSRWRELTEKQLEKLNHEIQLLKDERSDTEKELENLNLPLQVTAECISMRDCRRGTELTYDEANDELKKELCVIEGVKQLLTNRVQAAWEKLNRLEEVKFKVGLDLQDKIDTIEIDTENLNLNRTCANISYKPNALRTPKKTISYEAWKDHCRYSKLLADNEMSDTYNFREAMQVVRERARNDIRAQQDVSDFTLRKRIYQTQKARNELDWQKMKMQKEIDIMLKEIARLEDALLAKIDAIKCAETRLENRTYRPGFELCRDEADLGLKDEVLQLRQTREDLINKINCAKATYNGLESLLIRIDKNLDDKQHSLMTDIMCLDMRARLKTGDRAPLANETDRNIVLTRMEQEIPIES, from the exons ATGGCTAAATCTGTAACCACGTATGAGAAGCCTACGCCACATATTA GCTTACCGGATTGGTATGCAAAGCAATGGGAACTTCAGCAATCTGCCAATACCCGTAGGAATGACGCCTTTGAATTACGCAATGCAGCCCGTCAGATACGCtcagaaacaaaaattaaaaccgaATGGGATACGTACATGAATAATACTCGACTAGCAGATCG AGTTACTGAACTGTCAAGATGGCGTGAACTCACTGAAAAACAACTTGAGAAATTAAATCACGAAATACAACTTTTGAAAGATGAACGTAGCGACACTGAAAAAGAGTTGGAAAACTTGAACTTGCCACTCCAAGTTACTGCTGAGTGTATTTCGATGAGAGATTGCAGAAGGGGTACGGAACTAACTTATGACGAGGCTAATGATGAGTTGAAAAAGGAGCTTTGTGTTATCGAAGGCGTTAAGCAGTTATTAACCAATAG AGTTCAAGCGGCATGGGAAAAGTTGAACCGTTTGGAAGAAGTAAAGTTTAAAGTTGGACTCGATTTGCAAGATAAAATTGATACCATTGAAATTGACACGGAAAATCTGAACTTAAACCGTACTTGTGCTAATATTAGCTATAAACCAAATGCTTTGAGGACACCAAAAAA AACTATCTCTTACGAAGCATGGAAGGACCACTGTCGCTACTCCAAACTTTTAGCTGATAACGAAATGAGTGACACATACAATTTTCGAGAGGCCATGCAAGTTGTTAGAGAAAGAGCCAGGAATGATATAAGAGCTCAGCAAGATGTCTCAGACTTTACGTTGCGAAAGAGAATATATCAAACGCAAAAAGCGCGAAACGAACTAGACTggcaaaaaatgaaa ATGCAAAAGGAAATAGATATAATGTTGAAAGAGATAGCAAGATTGGAAGATGCACTTTTGGCTAAAATTGATGCAATTAAGTGTGCTGAGACAAGATTGGAAAATCGTACATATCGTCCGGGTTTTGAGCTTTGTAGAGATGAGGCAGATTTGGGGCTCAAGGATGAAGTATTGCAATTAAGACAAACTCGAGAAGatcttataaataaaatcaattgtGCGAA AGCAACATACAACGGCTTGGAATCACTCTTGATTCGTATTGACAAAAACTTGGATGACAAGCAGCATTCTCTGATGACAGACATCATGTGCTTGGATATGAGAGCTCGATTAAAAACAGGCGACCGCGCACCATTGGCCAATGAAACTGATCGCAATATAGTGCTGACGCGCATGGAGCAAGAAATACCAATTGAATCataa
- the Aptx gene encoding aprataxin: MHALNAFLFSNYGRQFFNFSFKITRVKTVLATMSKHKLNPNASSDQPAAKKGYWALGLIDSMKDPELRVEEDDKVVVIKDKFPKAEFHFLILPKLEISGILSLRKEHEDLLKHMDNVAKNMTEKYSHKEFKIGYHAVPNMQRLHLHVISTDFNSPCLKTKVHWNSFTSPFFKSSQSIRKELRENGKIKKMSCEECDGYLKRPLQCHKCKTFPKNMPELKRHISTHT, from the exons ATGCACGCGTTGAACGcattcttattttcaaattacgggagacaatttttcaatttttcattcaaaattacaaGGGTTAAAACAGTATTGGCAACTATGAGTAAGCATAAATTGAATCCGAATGCGTCGAGCGATCAACCAGCTGCCAAAAAGGGATACTGGGCTTTAGGATTGATTGATTCTATGAAGGACCCTGAATTACGTGTTGAAGAAGATGACAAAGTTGTTGTTATAAAGGACAAGTTTCCAAAAGCTGAATTTCACTTTCTGATATTGCCAAAGTTAGAGATTTCTGGAATCCTAAGCCTTCGAAAAGAACACGAGGACCTTTTAAAGCATATGGATAATGTGGCAAAAAATATGACAGAGAAATATTCACACAAAGAATTTAA AATAGGATACCATGCAGTTCCGAACATGCAAAGATTACACCTTCATGTTATAAGCACAGATTTCAACAGCCCTTGTTTGAAGACCAAAGTCCATTGGAATTCATTTACGAGtcctttttttaaatcttcacAAA GTATTCGAAAAGAACTGCGAgagaatggaaaaataaaaaaaatgagctGCGAAGAATGTGATGGTTATTTAAAACGTCCTCTACAATGTCACAAATGTAAGACCTTTCCAAAGAATATGCCAGAATTAAAAAGGCACATATCTACCCATACTTGA
- the LOC124221669 gene encoding ubiquitin-like protein 7, translating to MASKLILGVRLTPQSFTTVKLDHVNLDNKVEHLKTEAALKVNLPKECLELIYCGCILEDDATLASCGLKSGVMIHVLKKKEPEVLVPAKPISEASVLHLASAFRSFNVNPALRSALHRLSKRPEVIENIISSSPGLSDDSVAIAMLQDPDLMAHFTDPDTVRRIAELHPCLVEAAQHIAAAVHEEAHSNSAGTSNASTSSTHHTAYSYSLDNMSDDEEMAGDSSQSSDSAQPTGLSRNQSNSAITTAQLAAALVRAGARGFPLSNSSSTSGSGSSTRVITTEMFSQAMQHAFSSGPTQPLIPPLPPVLPQPSELQTQLTQMHEMGLQDDTVNVQALQFTNGDVQAAIELVFSGFSDT from the exons ATGgcatcaaaattaattttgggAGTGCGCTTAACTCCTCAATCGTTCACTACAGTTAAACTTGATCACGTCAATCTTGACAACAAAGTTGAACACCTAAAGACGGAAGCTGCACTAAAAGTTAACCTCCCGAAAGAATGTCTTG aACTAATTTACTGCGGTTGCATTTTGGAGGATGATGCTACCTTGGCATCGTGTGGATTAAAATCTGGAGTTATGATTCATGtactgaagaaaaaagaaccaGAAGTTCTTGTTCCTGCTAAACCCATTTCCGAAGCTAGCGTTTTACACCTTGCTTCTGCCTTTCGATCATTCAATGTCAATCCTGCTCTGCGCAGTGCTCTGCAT CGACTGAGCAAACGACCTgaagttattgaaaatataatttcatcaTCACCAGGATTAAGTGACGATTCAGTGGCTATCGCTATGCTTCAAGATCCAGACCTAATGGCTCACTTTACCGATCCAGATACTGTTAGAAG AATAGCAGAACTACACCCTTGTCTGGTCGAAGCCGCTCAGCATATTGCTGCTGCGGTACATGAAGAAGCTCACAGTAATTCGGCAGGAACTTCAAATGCATCAACATCGTCAACCCATCACACTGCCTATTCCTACAGTCTCGACAATATGAGCGACGATGAGGAAATGGCAGGGGATTCTTCTCAATCGTCAGATTCTGCCCAGCCGACAGGCCTATCCAGGAACCAATCCAACTCGGCTATTACAACTGCACAACTGGCTGCTGCTTTGGTCAGAGCTGGAGCTCGAGGCTTTCCTCTTTCAAATTCCTCATCTACGTCTGGCAGTGGTTCATCTACTAGAGTAATAACAACGGAAATGTTTTCCCAAGCCATGCAGCATGCCTTTTCTTCTGGTCCTACGCAACCTCTTATACCGCCCTTACCTCCAGTTCTTCCTCAGCCATCGGAATTGCAAACACAACTTACTCAGATGCATGAAATGGGCCTTcaagatgacaccgtcaatgTTCAGGCACTACAATTCACCAACGGAGATGTACAAGCTGCTATAGAATTGGTATTTAGTGGGTTTAGTGACACTTAA